A window of the Leucothrix mucor DSM 2157 genome harbors these coding sequences:
- the hscA gene encoding Fe-S protein assembly chaperone HscA, translated as MALLQISEPGMSTAPHEHRLAVGIDLGTTNSLVAAVRSGEASTLPDEQGRHLLPSVVRYMDDGSIIVGDKAKAALGLDIHNTIASAKRLLGRAVSEIKTLGGQLPYRFVEGDSAVPQIKTRSGNVTAIEVSAEILRALKDRAEESLGGELTGAVITVPAYFDDAQRQATKDAARLAGLNVFRLLNEPTAAAVAYGLDQKAEVDNQVIAIYDLGGGTFDVSLLRLNKGVFEVMSTGGDSALGGDDFDHVIAEWLLKSIDQQAEPDAQLLRDAMIEARRAKEALTDASEVAVSLADWQGNLTLDQFNTLIEPLVKKTLMACRRAVRDAGVEKEEIAEVVMVGGSTRVPLVRQRVGEFFERPPLVDIDPDKVVAIGASIQADVLAGNKPDSEMLLLDVTPLSLGLETYGGLVEKVISRNTTIPIVRAQEFTTFKDHQTAMTIHVLQGERETVEENRSLAKFALRGIPPMVAGAARIKVTFQVDADGLLSVMAEEESTGVRAAVEVKPSYGLSDGEIESMIRASMENAKADVEQRRLREQQVEADRSMQALDAAMAADADQLLTAEEKQTLLAARAVLAEARNSDDAEAVKAAIKQLEHTAEFYVARRMDSNIQTAMSGHNITEFER; from the coding sequence ATGGCATTATTACAAATATCTGAACCCGGAATGTCTACCGCACCGCATGAGCATAGGCTCGCGGTCGGAATTGATCTGGGAACCACGAATTCGTTAGTCGCCGCTGTTCGCAGTGGCGAAGCCAGTACACTACCGGATGAGCAAGGTCGGCATTTACTGCCCTCGGTCGTTCGTTATATGGATGACGGTAGTATTATCGTCGGTGATAAGGCCAAAGCAGCGCTTGGCTTGGATATTCACAACACGATTGCCTCAGCCAAGCGTTTGCTCGGTCGTGCAGTCAGTGAAATCAAAACTTTAGGCGGGCAGTTGCCTTATCGCTTTGTCGAAGGTGATAGCGCCGTTCCGCAAATCAAAACACGCTCCGGTAACGTCACCGCGATTGAAGTCTCTGCTGAAATTCTAAGAGCGCTTAAAGATCGTGCCGAAGAAAGTTTGGGTGGCGAGCTAACCGGTGCAGTGATTACCGTGCCCGCGTATTTCGATGATGCGCAGCGCCAAGCGACTAAAGATGCCGCACGCCTTGCGGGCTTAAATGTATTTCGCTTATTGAACGAGCCAACTGCTGCCGCTGTCGCTTATGGTTTGGATCAAAAAGCAGAAGTTGATAATCAAGTCATTGCAATTTATGACTTGGGTGGCGGTACCTTCGATGTTTCTTTATTGCGCTTAAATAAAGGTGTTTTTGAAGTGATGTCAACCGGTGGCGACTCGGCACTGGGTGGTGATGATTTTGATCATGTCATCGCTGAATGGCTACTAAAATCCATCGATCAGCAAGCTGAGCCTGATGCACAATTATTGCGTGATGCAATGATTGAAGCGCGTCGTGCGAAAGAGGCATTGACCGATGCTTCAGAAGTCGCGGTATCGCTGGCGGATTGGCAAGGCAATTTAACACTGGATCAGTTCAATACCTTAATTGAGCCGCTGGTGAAAAAGACGCTGATGGCATGCCGCCGCGCAGTGCGTGATGCGGGTGTTGAGAAAGAAGAAATTGCTGAAGTCGTGATGGTGGGTGGGTCTACCCGTGTGCCATTAGTTCGTCAGCGTGTGGGTGAGTTTTTCGAGCGTCCGCCGTTGGTTGATATTGACCCGGATAAAGTGGTCGCCATTGGCGCGTCCATACAAGCAGATGTACTGGCCGGTAATAAACCCGATAGCGAAATGCTGTTGCTGGATGTTACCCCGCTGTCACTAGGGCTTGAGACGTATGGTGGCTTGGTTGAGAAAGTAATCTCCCGAAATACCACGATTCCAATCGTTCGCGCACAAGAGTTCACGACGTTTAAAGATCACCAAACTGCGATGACCATTCACGTGCTGCAAGGTGAGCGTGAAACCGTTGAAGAAAATCGCTCTTTAGCCAAGTTTGCATTGCGTGGAATTCCACCAATGGTCGCTGGTGCGGCTCGCATTAAAGTGACCTTTCAAGTAGATGCCGATGGTTTGCTGAGTGTCATGGCGGAAGAAGAATCAACCGGTGTACGCGCTGCGGTTGAGGTGAAGCCTTCTTATGGTTTGTCCGATGGGGAAATCGAGTCGATGATTCGTGCTTCCATGGAAAATGCCAAAGCGGATGTTGAGCAACGCCGCTTAAGAGAGCAGCAAGTTGAAGCAGACCGCTCAATGCAGGCTTTAGATGCCGCAATGGCTGCCGATGCGGATCAATTGTTAACGGCTGAAGAAAAGCAGACCTTATTGGCAGCTCGCGCAGTATTAGCGGAAGCCCGCAATAGTGATGATGCCGAGGCCGTTAAAGCGGCAATCAAGCAGCTTGAGCACACCGCAGAGTTTTACGTAGCACGGCGCATGGACAGCAATATTCAAACTGCCATGTCCGGTCATAATATTACTGAGTTTGAGAGATAA
- the fdx gene encoding ISC system 2Fe-2S type ferredoxin, with protein MPQIIFLPHEDLCPDGAVIEADAGTSICDAALKNGIQIEHACEKSCACTTCHVHIREGFDSLAEATDLEEDYLDKAWGVDPDSRLSCQACVKNEDLVIEIPKYTINMVSENH; from the coding sequence ATGCCACAGATTATATTTTTACCGCATGAAGACCTGTGCCCAGATGGCGCAGTGATCGAAGCTGATGCCGGCACCAGTATCTGTGATGCTGCGCTGAAAAACGGGATCCAAATTGAACACGCTTGTGAGAAGTCTTGTGCTTGCACAACTTGTCACGTGCATATCCGCGAGGGCTTTGATTCTTTAGCTGAAGCCACTGATCTGGAAGAAGATTATCTGGATAAGGCTTGGGGCGTTGACCCTGATTCACGCCTAAGCTGCCAAGCTTGTGTGAAGAATGAAGATCTGGTGATTGAAATTCCGAAATATACGATTAATATGGTTTCTGAGAACCATTAA
- the iscX gene encoding Fe-S cluster assembly protein IscX, which translates to MELTWTDTLDIAISLDEAHPDVDPQYVRFTDLHRWVTELEEFKDDPERSNEKILEAIQMSWIDEKD; encoded by the coding sequence ATGGAATTAACTTGGACAGATACGCTGGATATCGCTATTTCCTTAGATGAAGCGCATCCGGATGTAGACCCACAGTACGTTCGTTTTACAGACTTGCACCGTTGGGTTACTGAGTTGGAAGAGTTTAAGGATGATCCTGAGCGCTCCAATGAGAAGATTCTCGAAGCGATTCAGATGAGCTGGATTGACGAAAAAGATTAA
- the moaB gene encoding molybdenum cofactor biosynthesis protein B: MENEKRAFIPLNLAVLTVSDSRTEADDKSGQTLVKLLEADGHRLYDKQIVKDDRYQLRSVVSQWIADPEVQAIVTTGGTGLTGRDGTPEALVPLFDKTIDGFGEMFRVLSYELIATSTLQSRAVAGVANGTFIFCLPGSTGACKDGWSKLISAQLDYRTRPCNLVEIMPRLLEQ; encoded by the coding sequence ATGGAGAATGAAAAGCGGGCGTTTATCCCATTAAATTTGGCGGTGCTAACCGTCTCTGACTCCAGAACTGAAGCAGATGACAAGTCCGGCCAAACCTTAGTTAAGTTATTGGAGGCTGATGGCCATCGTCTTTATGACAAGCAAATTGTTAAAGATGATCGCTATCAGCTACGGTCAGTGGTGTCGCAATGGATCGCTGATCCTGAGGTTCAGGCAATCGTTACAACAGGTGGTACAGGCCTAACCGGAAGAGATGGTACACCTGAAGCACTTGTTCCCCTGTTTGATAAAACCATTGATGGCTTTGGGGAAATGTTCCGCGTGCTGTCGTATGAATTAATCGCTACCTCAACGCTACAATCTCGTGCAGTCGCTGGCGTTGCAAATGGTACCTTCATCTTTTGTTTGCCGGGCTCTACCGGTGCCTGCAAAGACGGTTGGAGCAAGCTAATCTCTGCCCAGCTGGACTATCGCACTCGTCCTTGCAACTTAGTTGAGATCATGCCAAGGTTGTTGGAACAGTAA
- the gltB gene encoding glutamate synthase large subunit, giving the protein MHLGSLPERQGLYDPANEHDACGVGFVAHIKGEKSHDIVTQGLTILKRIVHRGAVGADPKAGDGAGLLMQIPDAFFRAVVDFKLPPVGEYGVGMLFFPKDADERAALEDEVVRAITEEGQRVLGWRDVPVDSSDLGESVKPTEPFIRQVFITGADAITYQVSLERKLFVIHKMVSARIRENQVPGYRDFYINSMSTRTIVYKGMLLAEQVGEYYQDLLDKRVVSALALVHQRFSTNTFPTWGLAHPFRMVAHNGEINTNRGNVNWMAARRHSMKSTLLGDDLKKIWPVIPEGQSDTACFDNALELLIAGGYTLIQAMTMLIPEAWSHSSSAMEPKRRAYYEYKAALMEPWDGPAAVAFTDGRQIGAMLDRNGLRPARYLITDDDLVVMASEMGVLDIPQDKIVKKWRLQPGKMFLIDMEQGRIVTDTEIKNELSNAHPYQEWLDKGQIELSDLTGKANPKPPLTPKDLLKTQQSFGYTQEDIKFLLHPMVNGGEEGLASMGTDSPVAVLSDRSRHLSNYFKQNFAQVTNPPIDPIREEVVMSLITLIGPRPNLLGHDNSGSHMRLESSQPVLSNEDLDRIRHIHDHAGDAFQTATLDITYYASKGPEGMREAIYDLCKAAKNAVLGHYNILILSDRAVSAQRLAIPALLATSAVHQYLIQEGLRTETGLVVETGAALEIHHVATLAGYGAEAVNPWLAFETIDRNLADLAPGMTVGKAHANYIKAIGKGLRKVMSKMGISTYQSYCGAQIFDAIGLSTPFLDEFFTGTKTTVEGIGLDGVAKEAVALHSQGFGNRMRFAKHLDIGGDYAYRVRGESHVWTPETIAKLQHSVRGNDPKTFKEFCKLVDEQSEKLLTLRGLMKFRFADKAIPLDEVESAKDIVKRFATGAMSFGSISHEAHSTLAVAMNQIGGKSNTGEGGEEPERYSLMPDGKMNPMRSAIKQVASGRFGVTAEYLVNSDMIQIKMAQGAKPGEGGQLPGHKVDARIAKVRHSTEGVGLISPPPHHDIYSIEDLAQLIHDLKNVNPKADISVKLVSEIGVGTVAAGVSKAHADHVTISGYEGGTGASPITSIKHAGSPWEIGLAETHQTLVLNKLRNRICVQADGGLRTGRDVVIAALLGADEFGFATAPLIAEGCIMMRKCHLNTCPVGVATQDPELRKRFTGKPEHVINYFFYVAEEMREIMAQLGFRTVNEMVGQSDRLDMRTAVEHWKTQGLDYTRLLTKPVAKSAKDIYWTQKQDHGLDAALDNELIKQAAPALENGEKVSIDIDIRNHNRTFGTMLSGRIAEKYGHAGLPDDTIQIKATGTAGQSFGAWLAKGVSLELCGEGNDYVGKGLSGGRIAIYPPEDAKIGRAEKNIIAGNTLLYGAISGEAYLRGVAGERFCVRNSGASAVVEGVGDHGCEYMTGGVVVCLGETGRNFAAGMSGGIAYVLDRNGSFAASCNKQMVELETVDSDTPDELVSDPMQADEVRLKKLIANHYAYTGSELAKEILGDWDHYLTKFVKVTPTDYRHALRVLKKRQEAA; this is encoded by the coding sequence ATGCATTTAGGATCATTGCCTGAACGGCAGGGGCTTTACGACCCGGCCAATGAGCATGACGCGTGTGGTGTTGGTTTTGTTGCCCATATTAAGGGTGAAAAGAGCCACGACATTGTTACACAAGGGCTGACTATTCTTAAACGTATTGTTCACCGTGGTGCGGTTGGGGCTGACCCCAAAGCAGGTGACGGTGCTGGTTTATTAATGCAGATTCCTGACGCATTTTTTCGCGCTGTTGTTGATTTCAAACTTCCCCCTGTTGGTGAATACGGCGTTGGTATGCTGTTCTTTCCAAAAGACGCTGACGAACGTGCGGCACTGGAAGATGAAGTTGTTCGTGCCATCACCGAAGAAGGTCAGCGAGTATTAGGCTGGCGCGATGTGCCGGTTGATAGTTCAGACTTAGGTGAGAGTGTTAAGCCGACTGAGCCTTTCATCCGTCAAGTATTTATTACCGGCGCGGATGCGATCACTTATCAAGTAAGCTTAGAGCGTAAGTTATTCGTTATCCATAAAATGGTGAGTGCCCGAATCAGAGAAAATCAGGTTCCGGGTTACAGAGATTTTTACATCAACTCCATGTCCACCCGCACCATCGTTTATAAAGGGATGTTGTTGGCTGAGCAGGTTGGTGAGTATTACCAAGATTTATTAGACAAGCGCGTTGTTTCCGCTTTGGCTCTGGTTCATCAGCGTTTCTCCACAAACACATTCCCGACTTGGGGACTGGCACATCCGTTTCGCATGGTGGCTCACAATGGTGAGATCAATACCAATCGCGGTAACGTTAACTGGATGGCTGCCCGTCGCCACTCAATGAAGTCCACGCTGTTGGGCGATGATCTGAAAAAGATCTGGCCAGTGATTCCTGAAGGTCAATCAGACACAGCGTGTTTTGATAATGCTTTGGAATTATTAATCGCCGGTGGTTACACACTGATTCAAGCGATGACCATGTTGATTCCGGAAGCATGGAGCCATAGCTCTAGCGCAATGGAACCTAAGCGTCGTGCTTATTATGAATACAAGGCTGCTTTGATGGAGCCATGGGATGGTCCTGCTGCCGTTGCGTTTACCGATGGTCGCCAGATTGGCGCGATGTTGGATCGTAACGGTCTGCGTCCTGCGCGCTACCTAATCACCGATGATGATTTGGTGGTAATGGCGTCTGAGATGGGCGTATTGGATATCCCTCAAGATAAGATTGTTAAAAAATGGCGTTTGCAGCCAGGTAAAATGTTCCTGATCGACATGGAGCAGGGCCGCATCGTTACCGATACAGAAATCAAGAACGAGCTAAGCAATGCTCATCCATACCAAGAGTGGTTGGATAAAGGCCAGATTGAATTGTCTGACCTGACTGGCAAAGCGAATCCAAAGCCACCATTGACGCCAAAAGACTTGCTGAAAACTCAGCAAAGCTTCGGTTACACACAGGAAGATATTAAGTTCTTACTGCATCCAATGGTGAACGGTGGTGAAGAAGGTTTGGCATCAATGGGGACGGATAGTCCGGTTGCCGTACTGTCAGATCGTTCGCGTCATCTATCAAACTACTTCAAGCAGAACTTCGCGCAGGTAACCAATCCGCCGATTGATCCAATTCGTGAAGAAGTGGTTATGTCGTTGATTACTTTGATTGGTCCTCGTCCAAACTTGTTGGGACATGATAACTCTGGCTCGCACATGCGCCTTGAGTCATCTCAGCCAGTCTTAAGTAATGAAGATTTAGATCGTATTCGTCATATTCATGATCATGCGGGTGATGCATTCCAGACGGCAACGTTGGACATTACTTACTACGCGTCTAAAGGCCCTGAGGGCATGCGCGAAGCGATTTATGATCTATGTAAAGCGGCGAAGAACGCGGTTCTGGGTCATTACAATATCCTGATCCTGTCAGACCGTGCGGTAAGTGCACAGCGTTTGGCGATTCCAGCATTGTTGGCAACCTCAGCAGTTCATCAGTATCTGATTCAGGAAGGATTGCGAACTGAAACCGGTCTGGTCGTTGAGACGGGTGCGGCGCTTGAGATTCATCATGTGGCGACCTTAGCCGGTTACGGTGCGGAAGCGGTGAACCCTTGGTTAGCGTTTGAAACAATCGATCGTAACTTGGCTGATTTAGCGCCGGGTATGACGGTTGGTAAGGCGCACGCTAACTACATTAAAGCGATTGGCAAAGGCCTTCGCAAAGTCATGTCTAAGATGGGTATTTCAACCTACCAATCTTACTGTGGCGCGCAGATTTTTGATGCGATTGGTTTATCGACTCCATTCTTGGATGAGTTCTTTACCGGTACCAAGACAACCGTTGAAGGTATTGGTCTGGATGGAGTGGCTAAAGAAGCGGTTGCACTGCATTCACAAGGCTTTGGTAACCGCATGCGCTTTGCTAAGCATCTGGATATCGGTGGTGATTATGCTTACCGTGTCCGTGGTGAAAGCCATGTTTGGACGCCGGAAACCATTGCTAAATTGCAGCACTCAGTCCGTGGTAATGATCCTAAGACGTTTAAAGAGTTCTGTAAGTTGGTCGATGAGCAGTCTGAAAAGCTGCTGACCTTACGCGGTCTAATGAAGTTTAGATTTGCCGACAAAGCGATTCCATTGGATGAAGTTGAGTCTGCAAAAGATATCGTGAAGCGCTTTGCAACCGGTGCCATGTCATTCGGTAGTATCTCGCATGAGGCGCATTCAACCTTAGCGGTAGCGATGAACCAGATTGGTGGTAAGTCAAATACCGGTGAGGGTGGTGAAGAGCCAGAGCGTTACTCGCTAATGCCAGATGGCAAGATGAATCCAATGCGCTCTGCAATTAAGCAGGTTGCGTCTGGTCGTTTTGGTGTGACGGCGGAATACCTCGTGAATTCCGACATGATCCAGATCAAAATGGCTCAGGGTGCGAAGCCCGGTGAAGGTGGTCAGCTTCCTGGTCATAAGGTTGATGCGCGCATCGCAAAGGTCCGTCATTCAACAGAAGGCGTTGGTTTGATTTCACCGCCACCACATCACGATATCTACTCGATTGAAGATTTGGCGCAGTTGATTCACGATCTTAAAAACGTGAATCCTAAAGCGGACATCTCAGTGAAGCTGGTATCTGAAATCGGCGTTGGAACGGTTGCGGCGGGTGTGTCTAAGGCGCATGCGGATCACGTGACCATTTCTGGCTACGAGGGTGGTACGGGTGCATCGCCAATTACGTCTATCAAGCATGCTGGCTCTCCATGGGAAATCGGCTTGGCGGAAACACATCAGACATTGGTGCTAAACAAACTGCGTAACCGTATCTGTGTACAGGCTGATGGTGGTCTGCGTACTGGTCGCGATGTCGTGATTGCTGCCTTGTTAGGTGCGGATGAGTTTGGTTTCGCGACGGCGCCGCTGATTGCTGAAGGGTGTATCATGATGCGTAAGTGTCATCTGAATACCTGTCCGGTTGGTGTGGCAACGCAAGACCCTGAGCTGCGCAAGCGCTTTACGGGTAAGCCAGAGCACGTGATTAACTACTTCTTCTATGTTGCTGAAGAAATGCGTGAAATCATGGCGCAGTTGGGCTTCCGTACTGTGAATGAAATGGTTGGTCAGTCTGATCGTTTGGATATGCGTACTGCCGTTGAGCATTGGAAAACACAAGGTCTGGATTACACTCGCTTGTTGACTAAGCCTGTTGCTAAATCAGCAAAAGATATCTACTGGACTCAAAAGCAAGATCATGGCTTGGATGCAGCATTGGATAATGAGCTGATCAAGCAGGCAGCACCGGCACTGGAAAATGGCGAGAAGGTGTCGATTGATATCGATATCCGCAACCATAACCGTACGTTTGGTACTATGCTGTCAGGTCGTATCGCTGAGAAGTATGGTCACGCTGGATTGCCAGATGACACCATTCAAATCAAAGCAACCGGAACGGCTGGTCAGTCATTCGGCGCTTGGTTAGCAAAAGGTGTTTCACTGGAGCTATGTGGCGAAGGTAATGACTACGTGGGTAAAGGTCTGTCCGGTGGTCGTATTGCGATCTATCCGCCGGAAGATGCCAAAATTGGCCGCGCTGAGAAAAACATCATTGCTGGTAACACGCTGTTATACGGAGCCATTAGTGGTGAAGCATATTTGCGCGGTGTTGCTGGTGAGCGTTTCTGTGTTCGTAACTCCGGTGCATCAGCCGTTGTAGAAGGTGTTGGTGATCACGGTTGTGAGTACATGACCGGTGGTGTGGTTGTTTGTTTGGGTGAGACCGGACGTAACTTCGCAGCGGGTATGTCAGGTGGTATTGCTTACGTCTTGGATCGCAACGGTAGTTTTGCCGCTAGCTGTAACAAGCAGATGGTTGAGCTGGAAACGGTCGATAGCGATACACCCGATGAGTTGGTTAGTGATCCGATGCAGGCTGATGAGGTGCGCTTGAAGAAGCTTATCGCGAATCATTATGCATACACTGGCTCTGAGTTGGCCAAAGAAATTTTGGGCGACTGGGATCATTACCTCACTAAGTTTGTGAAGGTAACGCCAACGGATTATCGCCATGCGCTACGCGTATTGAAAAAACGCCAAGAAGCTGCTTAA
- a CDS encoding glutamate synthase subunit beta — MGKVTGFKEIERKDRSYAPVETRVVNFKEFVIPLSDEELNNQGARCMDCGIPFCHNGCPVNNLIPDWNDLVYNNKWKEAVDVLHSTNNFPEVTGRICPAPCQESCTLNLTSEPVTIKSIECAIVDKGFENGWILPEVAQIKSGKRVAVVGSGPAGMAAAQQLARAGHHVVLFEKESRIGGLMRFGIPDFKLDKSLLDRRMKQMAAEGVEFRTDTCVGVDISTSDLLAEFDAVALTGGSEKPRDLPIPGRDLNGVYYAMDYLKANTKWVQGVHARENVISAEGKHVVVIGGGDTGSDCIGTSTRNGALSVTQLEIMPKPPEHEDKQLVWPDWPNKFRTSTSQEEGCERMFSVSTKSFIDDGEGNVKAIACVHVEWVKDEKGQWKLNEVEGSEFELKADIVTLAMGFLHPVHENMIEQLGVELDPRGNVKGETEGKQAYHTSLDKVFAAGDMRRGQSLVVWAIREGRQCARAIDEYLMGSTVLPR, encoded by the coding sequence ATGGGAAAAGTAACAGGATTTAAAGAGATAGAACGCAAAGACCGAAGCTATGCACCTGTCGAAACGCGAGTGGTTAACTTTAAAGAGTTTGTCATTCCGTTAAGCGATGAAGAGCTGAATAATCAAGGCGCTCGCTGCATGGATTGCGGTATTCCGTTTTGCCATAACGGTTGTCCGGTGAATAACCTGATTCCGGATTGGAATGATTTGGTCTACAACAACAAATGGAAGGAAGCGGTTGATGTGCTACACAGCACCAACAACTTCCCAGAGGTTACCGGACGTATTTGTCCGGCACCTTGCCAGGAGTCGTGCACCTTAAACCTGACGAGTGAACCAGTCACGATCAAGTCTATCGAGTGCGCAATTGTTGATAAAGGCTTTGAAAATGGTTGGATTTTGCCAGAAGTTGCGCAAATAAAATCAGGCAAGCGAGTGGCGGTTGTCGGCTCTGGTCCTGCGGGTATGGCGGCGGCGCAGCAATTAGCGCGAGCTGGTCACCACGTGGTGCTGTTTGAAAAAGAGTCTCGTATTGGCGGATTGATGCGCTTTGGTATTCCAGACTTTAAGCTGGATAAATCATTGCTGGATCGCCGGATGAAGCAAATGGCGGCTGAAGGTGTTGAGTTCCGTACTGACACCTGTGTCGGTGTAGATATCAGCACGAGTGACTTGTTGGCTGAGTTCGATGCAGTTGCATTGACCGGTGGTTCTGAAAAGCCACGTGATTTGCCAATTCCGGGCCGTGACTTGAATGGCGTTTACTATGCGATGGATTACCTGAAAGCCAATACTAAGTGGGTTCAGGGCGTACATGCTCGTGAGAACGTGATTTCAGCCGAAGGTAAGCACGTAGTGGTCATTGGTGGTGGTGATACAGGGTCTGATTGTATCGGTACTTCAACCCGTAACGGCGCGCTGTCGGTCACTCAGTTAGAGATCATGCCGAAGCCACCTGAGCATGAAGATAAGCAGCTGGTATGGCCTGATTGGCCAAACAAGTTCCGCACCTCGACTTCTCAGGAAGAAGGCTGCGAGCGCATGTTCTCAGTATCGACCAAGTCATTCATTGATGACGGTGAGGGCAATGTAAAAGCCATCGCTTGCGTCCATGTTGAGTGGGTAAAAGATGAGAAGGGTCAGTGGAAACTGAATGAAGTGGAAGGCTCAGAGTTTGAGCTTAAAGCGGATATCGTGACCTTGGCGATGGGCTTCCTGCATCCTGTTCATGAAAACATGATTGAGCAGCTGGGTGTTGAGTTAGACCCTCGCGGTAACGTGAAGGGTGAAACTGAAGGCAAGCAGGCTTATCATACCTCTTTAGATAAGGTATTTGCCGCAGGCGATATGCGTCGTGGACAGTCGCTGGTGGTTTGGGCGATTCGCGAAGGCCGTCAATGTGCTCGTGCAATTGATGAGTACTTAATGGGAAGCACTGTGCTGCCTCGTTAA
- the dnaG gene encoding DNA primase, which translates to MAGLIPQDFIDQVLARSDVIEVINARVPLKKHGREYQACCPFHNEKTPSFTVSPTKQFYYCFGCGASGSSITFLMEYEHLDFVEAVESLASSMGMQVPRQEAKQRSPLQQKQRKGLEELMEEATRYYQQQLKKAPAAVDYLKQRGLSGEIAQTFSLGYSQQSWDAVIKYLGKNYSPQQIIDSGLAISKDNGGSYDRYRDRIMFPIRNRKGQVIGFGGRVMGDDTPKYINSPETQLFHKGNELYGLYEARNATRKLDRVIVVEGYMDVISLAQYGISYAVATLGTATTRQHIEMLYRTVPEIIFCFDGDRAGKEAAWRALENALPVLRDEKEIRFLFLPEGEDPDTLVRRIGQEAFEAGYAEASSLSSYFIEGLSSRFNISSNEGKARFLTEAGGLLKQVPESLLKDQLIANLSRLTGVEKRSILRGQGAEPEAVRSQPQRANPGSRRQVQRTPIKYAITLILSQPSLVGLVENPEQIALSGLPGADLLATLIESIEESPHINAVSLLERWRHTDLEAPLLQLMKLQPGSDDDEVLKQEFQDCLRYIRTQANELRLENLLHKDRNDGLSQQEKNDVNFLLRQNKAS; encoded by the coding sequence ATGGCGGGTTTGATTCCACAGGATTTTATCGATCAGGTATTGGCGCGTAGCGATGTCATCGAAGTGATCAATGCACGTGTGCCTCTGAAAAAGCATGGTCGTGAGTATCAGGCGTGCTGCCCCTTTCATAATGAGAAAACACCGTCCTTCACGGTAAGTCCGACTAAGCAGTTTTACTATTGCTTTGGTTGTGGTGCGAGTGGTTCGTCAATTACCTTCCTGATGGAGTATGAGCACCTTGACTTTGTTGAGGCGGTTGAGTCGTTAGCCAGCTCAATGGGAATGCAAGTGCCTCGGCAGGAGGCTAAGCAACGCAGCCCGCTACAACAGAAGCAGCGCAAAGGATTAGAAGAGCTGATGGAAGAGGCGACTCGCTACTACCAGCAGCAATTGAAAAAAGCCCCTGCAGCAGTAGATTACCTGAAGCAGCGTGGCTTAAGTGGTGAAATCGCGCAAACGTTTAGTTTGGGTTACTCACAACAATCCTGGGATGCGGTGATTAAGTATCTCGGGAAAAACTATTCGCCACAGCAGATTATTGATTCTGGTTTGGCGATTAGCAAAGATAACGGTGGCAGTTATGACCGCTATCGTGATCGCATTATGTTTCCGATCCGGAACCGTAAAGGTCAGGTAATTGGCTTTGGTGGACGGGTGATGGGTGATGACACGCCTAAATACATCAACTCGCCGGAAACGCAGCTGTTCCATAAGGGTAATGAACTTTACGGACTCTACGAAGCACGAAATGCTACGCGAAAGTTAGATCGGGTGATCGTGGTTGAGGGCTATATGGATGTTATATCCTTGGCTCAATACGGCATCAGTTATGCCGTGGCGACACTCGGAACAGCGACGACCCGACAGCACATTGAAATGCTCTATCGCACCGTGCCAGAGATTATTTTTTGCTTTGATGGCGATCGGGCGGGAAAGGAAGCGGCGTGGCGTGCGCTGGAAAATGCTTTGCCGGTTTTGCGTGATGAAAAAGAGATTCGGTTCTTGTTTTTGCCGGAAGGTGAGGATCCAGATACGCTGGTTCGACGTATAGGACAAGAAGCATTTGAGGCCGGCTATGCGGAGGCTTCCTCATTAAGTAGTTATTTTATAGAAGGTTTAAGTAGCCGGTTCAATATTAGTAGCAATGAAGGCAAGGCTCGATTTTTAACCGAAGCAGGTGGCTTGTTAAAGCAAGTTCCGGAAAGTTTGTTAAAAGATCAGCTGATTGCTAATTTATCGCGCTTAACGGGGGTTGAGAAGCGGTCAATATTGAGAGGGCAGGGAGCCGAGCCGGAAGCGGTGCGCAGCCAGCCACAGCGCGCTAATCCCGGAAGTCGTAGACAAGTTCAGCGTACACCGATTAAGTATGCGATTACGCTCATCCTGTCACAGCCATCGTTGGTCGGGTTGGTCGAAAATCCCGAGCAGATTGCGTTATCTGGCCTGCCAGGAGCGGATTTATTGGCTACACTTATTGAATCTATAGAGGAGAGTCCTCATATTAATGCAGTGTCATTACTGGAACGCTGGCGCCACACGGATCTTGAGGCGCCGTTATTGCAATTAATGAAGTTGCAACCCGGCAGTGATGACGATGAGGTTTTGAAACAGGAGTTTCAGGACTGTCTACGGTATATTCGTACTCAGGCTAATGAACTACGGCTAGAAAACTTATTGCACAAGGATAGAAATGATGGGCTGTCGCAACAAGAAAAAAACGATGTTAATTTTCTGCTGCGACAAAACAAAGCCTCATAA